A portion of the Pedobacter cryoconitis genome contains these proteins:
- a CDS encoding efflux RND transporter periplasmic adaptor subunit: MKKTIHNITRITSVLLLAILIASCGGNKKETEATAAPAEEAHEENENSVEITQSQYKAIGVTLGSPELKSLSGLLKVNGYIDVPPQNLVSITTQMGGIVRSTPLLQGSSVSKGQVIAVLQNQEYVQLQQDYLESKSQLELADSEYKRQQTLASQNVNSQKTLQQAKSQYQIIQARENALKQRLRLININPGSLSPTNIRSEINIYAPISGYVTKVNVNSGKFINPNDVMFEIVDNSNLHVELKVFEKDVDKVKPGQGVRFILANDPDTIQQRAVVQLVGKEIATDKTVTVHAIAKGSKNFIPGTYLKAYIEAGTTQAMALPLSAVVDFQNKKYIFIAKAAGKEAGHAKEKNETGHKHDSKESEHEKEAEGESFHFEILEVTTGTSDGGYIQLELPKGMDLKGKVVLTGAYDLLSKLKNSEEHEGH, translated from the coding sequence ATGAAAAAGACAATTCATAATATCACACGTATCACTTCAGTACTGCTCTTGGCTATTTTAATCGCCTCTTGTGGTGGAAATAAGAAGGAAACTGAGGCAACAGCAGCCCCGGCAGAAGAAGCCCATGAGGAAAATGAGAATTCAGTGGAGATTACCCAATCACAATATAAAGCAATTGGTGTGACCTTAGGCTCACCTGAATTGAAGTCATTAAGCGGACTTTTAAAAGTTAATGGTTACATCGATGTTCCACCGCAGAATTTAGTAAGTATCACCACCCAAATGGGCGGCATAGTAAGGTCAACACCACTTTTGCAAGGCAGTAGCGTTAGCAAAGGACAAGTGATAGCTGTGCTTCAAAACCAGGAATATGTACAGCTTCAGCAAGATTATCTGGAAAGCAAAAGCCAGCTGGAATTAGCCGATTCGGAGTACAAACGTCAGCAGACGCTTGCAAGTCAGAATGTAAATTCACAAAAAACCCTGCAACAGGCAAAATCCCAGTATCAGATCATCCAGGCCAGAGAAAATGCATTAAAGCAACGCCTACGCCTGATCAACATCAATCCCGGCAGCTTGTCTCCTACGAATATCAGAAGTGAGATAAATATCTACGCACCAATCAGCGGTTATGTGACCAAGGTAAATGTGAATAGCGGGAAATTCATAAACCCTAATGATGTCATGTTTGAAATTGTAGACAATTCAAACCTGCACGTTGAGTTAAAGGTCTTTGAAAAAGATGTGGACAAAGTGAAACCGGGACAAGGCGTAAGATTTATCTTAGCGAATGATCCCGATACCATTCAACAGCGGGCCGTAGTTCAGCTGGTAGGAAAGGAAATTGCAACAGACAAAACCGTTACTGTACACGCAATTGCCAAAGGAAGCAAAAATTTTATTCCGGGTACTTATTTAAAAGCTTATATCGAGGCCGGTACCACCCAAGCTATGGCCTTACCACTCAGTGCTGTAGTTGATTTCCAGAATAAAAAATACATTTTCATTGCAAAAGCGGCAGGAAAAGAGGCCGGCCATGCAAAAGAAAAAAATGAAACGGGACATAAGCATGATTCAAAGGAATCAGAGCATGAAAAAGAAGCTGAAGGAGAATCCTTTCACTTTGAGATTCTGGAAGTTACTACTGGAACCAGTGATGGCGGATATATACAGTTGGAATTGCCAAAAGGTATGGATCTTAAAGGAAAGGTTGTTTTAACGGGAGCTTACGATCTGCTATCGAAATTGAAAAATAGCGAAGAACATGAGGGGCATTAG
- a CDS encoding LTA synthase family protein: protein MTFNPLKSRYAVLYAFAVFFITASISLRIAFIYVSLKDTELTLKSALSIFTKGLIFDFGVVLYFGLLYAIYLLLLPQKLNRSSFNKVVSYIIVFLMILISVFSFFAEFTFWGEFESRFNFIAVDYLIYTHEVVNNINESYPLPYLISGVVAITIAVMVLLIRTNNFSDSFKSNTRFKWRLIHSLIMGLLIAVYALYINNSWAEKSENRYQNELSKAGIYSFFSAFKNNELNYEQFYSLLSNEQAFAITRSLLKESGSRYTGNLQSIRKNIKPLGGEQQLPNVIMVVLESFSADFMGKFGNERKITPVLDSLADHSLFFTNMYATGTRTVRGMEALTLAVPPTPGNSIVRREKNKQLSTIGSIFRTKGYQTTFFYGGDGYFDNMNQYFGSNGFDIVDRGRKLAIGDDYKTRRTMIPDNEVNFENAWGICDQDLFGAVLKDADAKFTAKQSFYNFVMTTSNHRPFTYPERKIDIPSGSGRDGAVKYTDFAIGQFLKQAKSKPWFSNTIFIFIADHCASSAGKNEIDVAKYHIPALVYNIPNSRPTRIDKICSQIDLYPTLFSLLNWSYINNNYGKNVLDSTYVPRTMIATYQKLGFMKNDSLVILSPRRKVESAFYNRSTNEQRKEKVSQQLINEAIAYYQTAYYLYSKGGLKE, encoded by the coding sequence ATGACTTTTAACCCGTTGAAAAGCCGGTATGCGGTACTTTATGCGTTTGCGGTGTTTTTCATAACCGCATCGATATCGCTACGTATTGCTTTTATTTATGTCTCGCTTAAAGATACCGAATTGACTTTAAAAAGCGCCTTAAGTATATTTACGAAAGGTTTGATTTTTGACTTTGGAGTAGTTTTATATTTTGGCCTCTTGTATGCAATTTATCTATTATTACTGCCTCAGAAGTTAAACCGCTCATCTTTTAATAAGGTTGTCAGTTATATAATTGTCTTTTTAATGATCTTAATCTCTGTGTTCTCCTTTTTTGCGGAGTTCACCTTTTGGGGAGAGTTTGAAAGTAGGTTTAATTTTATTGCTGTTGACTATCTGATCTATACGCATGAGGTTGTTAATAATATCAATGAATCTTACCCTTTGCCCTACCTAATTTCTGGTGTAGTTGCCATTACTATTGCAGTTATGGTTCTACTGATCAGGACCAACAATTTTAGTGACAGTTTCAAATCCAACACAAGGTTCAAATGGCGACTTATCCATTCGCTGATCATGGGTTTATTGATTGCTGTTTACGCATTGTACATAAACAATAGCTGGGCGGAAAAAAGTGAAAACCGATATCAGAATGAACTATCTAAGGCGGGAATTTATTCCTTCTTTTCGGCTTTCAAAAACAATGAACTCAATTATGAACAGTTTTATTCACTATTGAGTAATGAGCAGGCTTTTGCCATTACCCGGAGTTTACTTAAGGAGTCAGGCTCCAGATATACAGGTAACTTACAGTCGATTAGAAAAAACATCAAACCGTTAGGCGGTGAACAACAATTACCTAATGTAATCATGGTTGTACTGGAAAGCTTTAGCGCAGATTTTATGGGGAAATTTGGGAATGAACGGAAAATTACCCCAGTATTGGATTCTCTGGCAGATCATAGCTTATTCTTTACGAATATGTATGCCACCGGCACAAGGACAGTACGGGGAATGGAGGCATTAACACTGGCTGTACCCCCAACCCCCGGAAACAGTATAGTCCGGAGGGAAAAGAATAAACAATTGAGCACTATTGGCAGCATTTTCAGAACCAAAGGCTATCAAACAACGTTCTTTTATGGAGGCGACGGTTATTTCGATAACATGAACCAATATTTTGGCAGTAATGGGTTTGACATTGTGGACAGGGGCAGGAAACTCGCCATTGGTGATGATTACAAAACAAGAAGAACGATGATACCCGACAACGAGGTCAATTTTGAAAATGCCTGGGGAATCTGCGATCAAGATTTATTTGGTGCAGTACTTAAGGATGCCGATGCAAAATTTACGGCTAAGCAGTCATTTTACAATTTTGTAATGACCACCTCCAACCATAGGCCGTTCACTTATCCTGAAAGAAAAATTGACATTCCCTCTGGTTCTGGCAGAGACGGCGCGGTAAAATACACTGATTTTGCAATTGGTCAATTTCTAAAACAGGCCAAATCAAAGCCATGGTTCTCCAATACCATATTTATTTTTATAGCGGACCATTGTGCAAGTAGTGCCGGTAAGAACGAGATCGATGTAGCGAAATATCATATCCCCGCATTAGTCTATAATATACCGAATAGTAGGCCAACTCGTATAGATAAGATCTGTTCGCAGATAGACCTTTATCCCACTTTATTTTCCTTACTGAACTGGTCATACATCAATAATAATTATGGCAAAAATGTACTGGACAGTACTTATGTTCCCAGGACAATGATTGCCACTTATCAGAAGTTGGGTTTTATGAAGAATGACAGTTTGGTCATTTTAAGTCCTCGCAGGAAAGTTGAATCCGCTTTTTACAACAGATCAACAAACGAACAAAGGAAGGAAAAAGTTTCTCAGCAACTGATCAATGAGGCGATTGCCTATTACCAGACAGCCTATTATTTATATAGTAAAGGAGGGCTAAAAGAGTAA
- a CDS encoding heavy metal translocating P-type ATPase, protein MKTDKKNGNQPKTLPVKNGAKSASTKVGAVGKSDSHVEEKGHEHSGVFGKNTELIFSLICGTALGAGFGLSYVAGMPELVSLILYIIAYFFGGFFTAKEAIQTIMKGGFEIDFLMLVAAIGAAILGSWMEGALLLFLFSLGHALEHYAMSKARKSIEALTSLAPPTALVVRDGSQQEIRIEELVLGDLIVIKPNSKIPADGVVIKGEGSVNQAPITGESVPVDKSPVPDPNKDYTNEKSIKPQYRVFAGTINGAAVLEVKVIKEAKDSTISRLVKMVNEAEKQKSPTQLFTDKFEKYFVPVVLVLVAALCFAFLVIDEPFSKSFYRAMAVLVAASPCALAISTPSAVLSGVARAARGGVLIKGGRPLEDLGSLNAIAFDKTGTLTEGKPQLTNVIPLNGISEEDLLVVAIAVEKLSDHPLAEAIVKGGLEKLKKQSIPEASKVKGITGRGVQAEVGGKKILIGNKALFEKDNVPAEIIKQVEDLEKGGHTSMLVKQDKDFIGILSLMDVPRKEAKNVLKELSALGIKKMIMLTGDNQQVAEAVAKQIGITDAMGNLMPEDKVKAVQKLDKSEKMVAMVGDGVNDAPAMAKSTVGIAMGAAGSDVALETADIALMGDKLESLPFAIGLSRKAKGIIKQNLWISLGVVAVLIPLTILGVTSIGPAVMAHEGSTLVVVGNALRLLAYKNNQKQTIKSGRKKKA, encoded by the coding sequence ATGAAAACAGACAAAAAAAATGGAAATCAACCAAAAACCCTACCTGTGAAAAACGGGGCTAAATCAGCGAGCACCAAAGTCGGGGCCGTTGGTAAATCGGATAGTCATGTCGAAGAAAAAGGGCATGAACACAGCGGAGTTTTCGGAAAAAATACAGAGCTGATATTTTCATTGATTTGCGGAACTGCTCTGGGAGCGGGCTTCGGATTATCTTATGTGGCAGGTATGCCTGAACTGGTCAGTCTTATCCTTTATATAATTGCCTATTTCTTTGGGGGCTTCTTTACGGCCAAGGAAGCAATTCAAACCATAATGAAAGGCGGGTTTGAGATTGATTTCCTGATGCTGGTTGCTGCAATCGGGGCTGCCATATTGGGTTCATGGATGGAAGGTGCCCTGTTGCTATTCCTTTTCAGTTTGGGACATGCACTGGAACATTACGCAATGAGTAAAGCACGTAAATCCATTGAGGCGCTGACCAGCCTAGCTCCCCCAACTGCATTGGTGGTTAGGGATGGCAGCCAACAGGAAATTCGTATTGAAGAATTGGTTTTAGGGGATCTCATTGTCATCAAACCCAACAGTAAAATACCGGCGGATGGTGTGGTTATCAAAGGCGAAGGAAGCGTAAATCAGGCACCGATAACCGGGGAAAGTGTACCGGTCGACAAATCGCCTGTTCCTGATCCAAATAAAGATTACACCAATGAAAAAAGCATTAAACCCCAATACCGTGTGTTTGCAGGTACCATAAACGGGGCAGCTGTTCTGGAAGTTAAGGTGATCAAAGAAGCCAAAGATTCAACCATTTCCCGTCTGGTAAAAATGGTCAATGAGGCGGAGAAACAAAAATCTCCAACTCAGTTGTTTACAGATAAATTCGAAAAGTACTTCGTGCCAGTTGTACTGGTACTGGTGGCAGCGCTATGTTTTGCTTTCCTGGTGATCGACGAACCATTTAGCAAAAGCTTTTACCGGGCGATGGCTGTATTGGTGGCCGCTAGTCCTTGTGCGCTTGCCATTTCCACTCCAAGTGCGGTATTAAGCGGTGTCGCCCGTGCTGCCAGAGGTGGGGTTTTGATTAAAGGCGGAAGACCACTAGAAGACCTGGGATCTCTGAATGCTATTGCTTTTGATAAAACCGGCACGCTGACTGAAGGAAAACCTCAGTTAACCAACGTGATCCCGTTAAACGGGATTTCTGAGGAGGATTTACTGGTCGTAGCCATTGCAGTAGAGAAACTAAGTGACCATCCCCTTGCAGAGGCTATCGTCAAAGGAGGTCTTGAAAAACTTAAAAAGCAATCTATTCCAGAGGCCAGTAAAGTGAAAGGCATCACAGGACGGGGCGTACAAGCGGAAGTTGGCGGTAAAAAGATACTCATTGGAAATAAGGCATTGTTTGAAAAAGACAATGTACCAGCGGAGATCATCAAACAAGTGGAAGACCTGGAAAAGGGTGGTCACACCTCTATGCTGGTCAAACAGGATAAGGATTTCATAGGTATTCTATCTCTGATGGATGTACCCCGTAAAGAGGCTAAAAATGTGCTGAAAGAACTTTCTGCGTTAGGTATTAAAAAAATGATCATGCTGACAGGGGATAACCAGCAGGTGGCTGAAGCTGTTGCTAAACAGATCGGCATCACTGATGCGATGGGTAACCTCATGCCAGAGGATAAAGTTAAAGCTGTCCAAAAACTGGATAAATCGGAAAAAATGGTGGCTATGGTTGGTGATGGTGTTAATGATGCTCCGGCAATGGCCAAGAGTACGGTAGGTATTGCTATGGGAGCTGCCGGATCTGATGTCGCTTTAGAAACCGCAGATATTGCCCTAATGGGAGACAAGCTGGAAAGTCTGCCTTTTGCAATAGGCTTAAGCCGCAAGGCAAAGGGTATCATTAAGCAAAACCTTTGGATTAGTCTGGGTGTAGTGGCAGTTTTGATACCGCTTACGATTCTGGGGGTGACCTCTATCGGGCCCGCAGTGATGGCACATGAAGGTTCCACCTTAGTCGTCGTTGGGAATGCACTTCGCCTCCTTGCCTATAAAAACAACCAAAAACAAACCATTAAGTCTGGAAGAAAGAAGAAAGCTTAA
- a CDS encoding DUF1345 domain-containing protein yields MVDRLRKIANYINQVDAHHKLYTSIGVSVLFFVATTGKFKDPIHYMLTWLAYVMSTLILAWITILSSHPADVKHEAHAQDSSRTVIFFFVIAAAFASLLAVLLLLENASSQTEKEFSGTAIIPLACVAGSWWLLHTVFTLRYAHLYYCDLDHHKGGKNIKPEGLIFPDEEEPDYMDFTYFSFVIGMTFQVSDVQITSRKIRRLAWMHGILAFAFNTFIVALTINIIAGITQK; encoded by the coding sequence ATGGTAGACCGTCTAAGAAAAATAGCCAATTACATCAACCAAGTGGATGCACATCACAAGTTGTATACTTCAATAGGAGTTTCAGTTCTGTTTTTTGTAGCTACTACAGGTAAATTTAAAGATCCGATTCATTACATGCTGACTTGGCTAGCGTATGTTATGAGTACATTAATATTGGCATGGATCACCATTCTAAGCTCCCATCCTGCCGATGTAAAGCATGAGGCTCATGCTCAGGATTCCAGCCGGACAGTGATTTTTTTCTTTGTAATCGCAGCGGCATTCGCCAGTCTATTGGCTGTGCTTTTACTCTTGGAAAATGCCTCATCCCAAACCGAAAAGGAATTTTCCGGAACCGCTATAATCCCTCTTGCTTGCGTTGCAGGCTCTTGGTGGCTCCTACACACCGTATTTACATTGCGCTACGCCCATCTTTATTATTGCGATTTGGACCATCATAAGGGAGGAAAAAACATAAAACCGGAAGGCTTAATATTTCCAGATGAAGAAGAACCCGACTATATGGATTTCACTTACTTCTCTTTTGTTATTGGAATGACCTTTCAGGTTTCAGATGTGCAGATTACTTCTAGAAAAATAAGACGGCTGGCCTGGATGCACGGCATTTTAGCTTTTGCCTTTAACACGTTTATTGTCGCATTAACAATTAATATTATCGCAGGCATTACACAGAAATAA
- a CDS encoding MgtC/SapB family protein, translating to MDLIGKMDLENELSIALRLLIALLLGAWIGFDREKHGGSAGIRTYAAVCLGATLFTAIGQHLNDTAAVSRIIANVIVGIGFLGAGIIYKNDKRNQSQGLTTAATIWCTAAIGVAVGLNMLIIAFASSAAIFFLLILHHQQWYLKWKKKMQEYHKNEDLDD from the coding sequence ATGGATTTAATTGGAAAAATGGACTTGGAAAATGAATTAAGCATTGCTTTACGACTTTTGATCGCCCTTCTTCTTGGTGCATGGATTGGATTCGACCGGGAAAAACACGGAGGTAGTGCCGGCATAAGGACCTATGCTGCTGTTTGTTTGGGTGCAACCTTATTTACAGCCATTGGACAGCATTTAAATGATACGGCTGCTGTCTCCAGGATAATAGCTAATGTAATTGTTGGCATTGGCTTTTTGGGTGCAGGAATTATTTATAAAAATGATAAAAGGAACCAGTCTCAGGGGTTGACCACCGCTGCTACAATTTGGTGTACAGCCGCGATCGGTGTTGCAGTTGGGTTGAATATGCTCATTATCGCATTTGCCTCATCGGCGGCGATTTTCTTTTTATTAATCCTTCACCATCAGCAATGGTATTTAAAGTGGAAGAAGAAAATGCAGGAATATCATAAGAATGAAGACTTAGACGATTGA